One window of the Chitinophaga niabensis genome contains the following:
- the metK gene encoding methionine adenosyltransferase, with protein sequence MPYLFTSESVSEGHPDKVADQISDALIDNFLAYDTTSKVACETLVTTGQVVLAGEVKSEAYLDVQDIAREVIRKIGYTKSEYMFEANSCGILSAIHEQSPDINQGVVRQSPEEQGAGDQGMMFGYATRETENYMPLALDLAHKLLIELAALRRENKDIKYLRPDAKSQVTIEYSDDNKPVRIDTIVISTQHDDFDKDQQMLDKIKQDMINILIPRVKAQLKPELQGLFTDKITYHINPTGKFVIGGPHGDTGLTGRKIIVDTYGGKGAHGGGAFSGKDPSKVDRSAAYATRHIAKNLVAAGVCDEVLVQVSYAIGVAKPCGVFVDTYGTAKVKLNDGEIARQVEQVFDLRPYAIEQRLKLRNPIYAETAAYGHMGRESKVITKTFNAGKKSEKKVEVELFTWEKLDYVEKVKQAFGL encoded by the coding sequence ATGCCGTACTTATTTACCTCAGAATCCGTTTCAGAAGGGCATCCGGATAAAGTTGCCGACCAAATATCAGATGCACTGATCGATAATTTCCTCGCGTATGACACTACTTCCAAAGTAGCTTGCGAAACGCTTGTAACAACTGGTCAGGTTGTATTGGCGGGTGAGGTTAAATCTGAAGCTTATCTGGACGTTCAGGACATTGCACGTGAAGTGATCCGCAAGATTGGTTATACCAAGAGCGAATACATGTTCGAAGCAAATTCCTGCGGTATCCTTTCCGCTATTCACGAACAATCTCCTGATATCAACCAGGGTGTGGTTCGTCAAAGCCCGGAAGAACAAGGTGCAGGCGACCAGGGTATGATGTTTGGTTATGCAACCCGTGAAACTGAGAACTACATGCCCCTGGCATTGGACCTCGCTCACAAACTGCTGATCGAACTTGCTGCACTCCGCCGCGAAAATAAAGATATCAAGTACCTCCGCCCTGATGCTAAATCCCAGGTAACGATCGAGTACTCTGACGATAATAAACCCGTTCGTATCGATACGATCGTTATTTCTACCCAACACGATGATTTTGACAAGGACCAGCAAATGCTGGACAAGATCAAACAGGATATGATCAACATCCTGATCCCACGTGTTAAAGCACAACTGAAACCAGAACTGCAAGGACTGTTCACGGATAAGATCACTTATCACATCAACCCAACCGGTAAGTTCGTAATCGGTGGACCACACGGTGATACCGGTTTAACAGGCCGTAAGATCATCGTAGATACCTATGGTGGTAAAGGTGCGCACGGTGGTGGTGCATTCTCCGGTAAAGATCCTTCCAAGGTAGACCGCTCTGCAGCATACGCTACCCGTCACATTGCAAAGAACCTGGTAGCTGCCGGCGTTTGCGATGAAGTACTGGTACAGGTTTCTTATGCTATCGGTGTAGCTAAACCATGCGGCGTATTTGTAGATACTTATGGTACAGCCAAAGTAAAGCTGAACGATGGTGAGATTGCCCGCCAGGTAGAACAGGTGTTTGACCTGCGTCCTTACGCTATCGAGCAACGCCTGAAACTGCGTAACCCGATCTATGCAGAAACTGCTGCTTATGGTCACATGGGCCGTGAAAGCAAGGTGATCACCAAAACTTTCAACGCTGGCAAAAAATCAGAAAAGAAAGTAGAAGTGGAACTGTTCACATGGGAGAAACTGGACTATGTAGAGAAAGTGAAACAGGCCTTCGGTCTTTAA
- a CDS encoding DUF4270 family protein, whose product MKINFRNLGYSAAFLTALYAFTGCNESTILGKDLIPGSDKVTVKDTTINNLITMNIQEADSSIRTGQANYGAALGSITDNPVFGKSSGFLYTGVGLPKLEFSFAGTGQTLDSVVLYIGCDTLWYGENQGMNLRVYRMNEPGFKADSNYSYTRPLSYDQGELLANVTAFPVYPKDSLSIYGVKQAPALRIPLSAAFGNLLLQQRADGAFKDDTTFRDFLKGLAIVPDTNVSKTMLFVNLNKGDTRISVYYKNSTEDSLIANFPFQQYYSPHANYFTRNYTNSQVAPFLNTNKPTGDTAIYLQEAPGIYTKFQIPGIENFPKAIINKAELVFTKINSNLAGKEKIFTDPDQLFLWRYITHDSLGYIVDYGNPSNPDLAYFGGNRTVISNIGGIEVVQYKFNIARHLQFMLDKKLDNSVFKLEAISNRHQIDMRSVKLGGGTGTPPINAKLRIIYTQL is encoded by the coding sequence GTGAAGATCAATTTCAGGAACCTTGGCTATAGTGCTGCTTTCTTAACAGCGTTATATGCATTTACCGGTTGTAATGAATCCACCATCCTGGGTAAGGACCTTATCCCAGGTTCAGACAAAGTAACCGTAAAAGATACAACGATCAATAACCTGATCACCATGAACATACAGGAAGCGGATTCCAGTATTCGTACCGGTCAGGCCAACTATGGCGCAGCGCTTGGAAGCATTACAGACAATCCTGTTTTCGGTAAATCAAGTGGTTTCCTTTATACCGGCGTAGGTCTTCCCAAATTAGAATTCTCCTTTGCAGGAACCGGCCAAACGCTGGATTCCGTTGTATTATATATAGGATGTGATACCCTTTGGTATGGTGAGAACCAGGGCATGAACCTGAGAGTGTACCGGATGAATGAGCCGGGTTTCAAAGCAGACTCTAATTACAGTTACACAAGGCCTTTGAGTTACGACCAGGGTGAATTGCTGGCAAATGTGACGGCTTTCCCGGTGTACCCTAAGGATTCCCTCTCTATTTACGGGGTAAAACAGGCGCCTGCGCTGCGGATCCCGCTGAGTGCAGCCTTCGGTAACCTGTTATTGCAGCAACGTGCGGATGGTGCCTTTAAAGACGATACTACTTTCAGAGACTTCCTGAAGGGATTGGCGATTGTTCCGGATACCAACGTGAGCAAAACCATGCTCTTCGTAAACCTGAACAAGGGCGATACCCGTATTTCCGTTTATTATAAGAACTCTACGGAAGACTCGCTGATTGCGAACTTCCCTTTCCAGCAATACTACAGCCCGCATGCTAATTACTTTACCCGTAATTACACGAACTCACAGGTAGCGCCTTTCCTCAATACCAACAAACCAACAGGGGATACGGCCATCTATTTGCAGGAAGCTCCGGGTATCTACACCAAATTCCAGATCCCTGGTATAGAAAACTTCCCCAAGGCCATTATCAACAAGGCTGAACTGGTGTTCACAAAGATCAACAGCAACCTGGCCGGTAAGGAAAAGATCTTTACGGATCCGGACCAGTTATTCCTTTGGAGATACATCACACACGACAGTCTTGGTTATATCGTAGACTACGGTAACCCTTCCAATCCTGATCTCGCTTATTTCGGTGGTAATAGAACCGTCATTTCTAATATAGGAGGCATTGAAGTTGTGCAATATAAGTTTAATATTGCGCGGCATTTGCAGTTCATGCTGGACAAGAAATTAGATAATTCGGTGTTCAAACTGGAAGCCATCTCCAACAGGCACCAGATAGACATGAGGAGTGTGAAACTGGGAGGTGGTACAGGTACTCCGCCTATCAATGCCAAACTAAGAATAATTTATACTCAACTATAA
- a CDS encoding glycogen/starch synthase — MSTKKRILFIAQEMSPYLELSDYAAMVNKMAIKSNEAGLEVRVIMPRFGSINERRHRLHEVVRLSGINIVIDGDDYPLIIKVASLPNARLQVYFLDNEDYFKRKAVFNDDDGKFYDDNAAREIFFCKGALETVKKFGWPPDIIHCSGWMTSLIPVYLKTAYKKEPVFAHSKTVFSLEPNSFKEKLGATFLKKAIISNQIKEKDLELYKEGTNAALNKGACKYADAVVVASDKSDKKLVDEMKAEKGKIIVPYKKDNEDLADYLQLYHQLLGLK; from the coding sequence ATGTCCACAAAGAAACGAATTCTTTTTATTGCCCAGGAGATGTCGCCTTATCTTGAATTGAGTGATTATGCGGCGATGGTCAATAAGATGGCGATTAAATCAAATGAGGCCGGTCTGGAGGTGAGGGTTATCATGCCGAGGTTTGGAAGTATTAATGAACGCAGGCATAGATTGCATGAAGTGGTGCGCCTTTCGGGGATCAACATTGTGATTGACGGGGATGATTATCCGCTGATCATCAAGGTTGCTTCCTTACCTAATGCTAGGTTGCAGGTTTACTTCCTGGACAATGAAGATTATTTCAAACGCAAAGCGGTATTTAACGATGATGACGGAAAATTTTACGATGACAATGCAGCCCGTGAGATCTTCTTTTGCAAAGGCGCGCTGGAAACCGTAAAGAAATTTGGCTGGCCTCCGGACATTATCCATTGCAGTGGCTGGATGACCTCCCTCATCCCCGTTTACTTAAAAACGGCGTATAAAAAAGAACCCGTTTTTGCCCATTCAAAAACGGTATTTTCTTTAGAGCCTAATTCATTTAAAGAGAAATTAGGCGCTACTTTCCTGAAAAAAGCGATCATCAGTAACCAGATCAAAGAAAAAGACCTGGAATTATATAAAGAAGGAACCAATGCTGCGCTGAATAAAGGAGCATGCAAATATGCCGATGCGGTGGTAGTGGCCAGCGACAAGTCGGACAAAAAGTTGGTGGACGAAATGAAAGCAGAAAAAGGTAAGATCATCGTTCCTTATAAAAAGGACAATGAAGATCTGGCAGACTATCTGCAGCTTTATCATCAATTATTGGGCTTAAAATAA
- the panC gene encoding pantoate--beta-alanine ligase, whose product MYLFKQVADLREALEHEKKAGKRIGFVPTMGALHQGHISLIREAKALTDIVVCSIFVNPTQFNDPKDFEKYPITIKEDILKLNYAETDLLFIPSVAEMYPEGVNGLHLHYDFGYVETVLEGAFRKNHFQGVGIVVHKLLEIVQPDDLFMGQKDFQQCMIIKRLLEITEIPSKLHICPTLRENDGLAMSSRNMRLSQTERQTATQISRTLTYMKEHIRQLPFDILKQNAHQQLQDAGFQPDYVEIADADNLQLLDKPINKEMVMLIAAKLGEIRLIDNMIIPPVA is encoded by the coding sequence ATGTATCTATTCAAACAGGTAGCGGATCTGAGAGAGGCGCTGGAACACGAAAAAAAGGCAGGAAAACGGATCGGATTCGTTCCCACCATGGGAGCACTGCACCAGGGCCACATTTCCCTCATTAGGGAAGCTAAAGCATTGACGGACATAGTAGTATGCAGCATTTTTGTAAATCCTACACAATTTAATGATCCCAAAGATTTTGAGAAATATCCCATCACCATCAAAGAAGATATTCTTAAATTAAATTATGCGGAAACAGATCTATTATTTATACCATCCGTGGCAGAGATGTACCCCGAAGGTGTGAACGGGCTTCACCTGCATTACGACTTCGGCTACGTAGAAACCGTGCTGGAAGGCGCTTTTCGCAAAAACCATTTCCAGGGTGTGGGAATTGTGGTGCATAAACTACTGGAGATTGTTCAACCCGATGATCTTTTTATGGGACAAAAGGATTTTCAGCAATGCATGATTATCAAGCGTTTACTGGAAATAACGGAAATTCCGTCCAAATTACACATATGCCCTACCCTGCGGGAAAATGATGGTTTGGCCATGAGCAGCCGGAATATGCGCCTCAGCCAGACAGAAAGGCAAACCGCCACGCAGATCAGCCGTACTTTAACCTATATGAAGGAACATATCCGGCAGCTGCCCTTTGATATTTTAAAGCAGAATGCGCACCAGCAGTTACAAGATGCTGGTTTTCAGCCTGATTATGTTGAAATTGCAGATGCAGACAACCTGCAGTTACTGGATAAACCCATTAACAAAGAGATGGTGATGCTCATTGCTGCCAAATTGGGTGAGATCCGGCTGATCGATAATATGATCATCCCTCCGGTGGCATAA
- the panD gene encoding aspartate 1-decarboxylase — protein MLIEILKSKIHRAVITEANLNYVGSITIDEDLMDAANLITNEKVQVVNVNNGERLETYVIKGKRGSGVICMNGPAARLVQVGDVVIIISYATIDFEEAKKFTPVAVFPKEGNKL, from the coding sequence ATGTTGATCGAAATTCTGAAATCTAAGATTCACAGGGCGGTAATTACGGAAGCCAATCTGAACTACGTGGGCAGTATCACTATAGATGAAGATCTGATGGATGCCGCCAACCTGATCACTAATGAGAAAGTGCAGGTAGTGAACGTAAACAATGGCGAACGCCTGGAAACGTATGTCATTAAAGGCAAACGCGGCTCCGGCGTAATATGCATGAACGGCCCCGCAGCGCGTCTCGTGCAGGTAGGTGATGTAGTGATCATTATATCCTATGCCACCATAGATTTCGAAGAAGCAAAAAAATTCACTCCTGTAGCCGTTTTCCCAAAAGAAGGCAATAAACTCTAG
- a CDS encoding lysylphosphatidylglycerol synthase transmembrane domain-containing protein, translated as MPKALKNVLKFLVFLSIGLLMIWLALKDMTPKDYQDVKTAFLSGNYWLIIPAFIIGIGSHLSRALRWRILIETQGFKPGVLNTFFAVMVGYLVNMGVPRLGEIARCGVLANYEKIPADKLIGTMIAERALDLCCLMLVFLICFLLQIDIVVAFLNAEVWPNMAKTDGSKLLLIGVIALAVIGILIFLFKRFAASKAAIKLRALMKGVLAGILSIGKMDKKKLFWFIIHTLCIWAQYLAMLYVGFLCLPATRELGFTAALTVLALGSIAMIVSPGGIGVYPYLVQKTLLLYNIALPIGWAFGWIIWGAQTLLICLLGLMSFIWLPIHNKKA; from the coding sequence ATGCCCAAAGCGCTTAAAAATGTACTGAAATTCCTTGTTTTTTTAAGCATTGGACTGCTCATGATCTGGCTTGCCCTGAAGGACATGACACCTAAGGATTACCAGGACGTGAAGACCGCTTTCCTGAGCGGCAATTACTGGCTCATCATCCCCGCTTTCATCATCGGCATAGGCAGCCACCTCTCCCGTGCACTCCGCTGGCGGATCCTCATAGAAACACAGGGTTTTAAACCCGGCGTGCTCAATACCTTTTTTGCCGTGATGGTAGGTTACCTCGTGAATATGGGCGTACCCCGCCTCGGCGAGATTGCCCGTTGCGGTGTGCTGGCCAATTACGAAAAGATCCCGGCGGACAAGCTGATAGGTACCATGATCGCTGAAAGAGCACTGGACCTTTGCTGCCTCATGCTCGTTTTCCTCATTTGCTTTCTCCTGCAGATAGATATCGTAGTGGCCTTCCTGAATGCAGAAGTATGGCCCAACATGGCTAAAACAGACGGCTCCAAACTCCTTCTTATAGGAGTGATCGCACTGGCAGTAATAGGCATCCTTATTTTCCTTTTCAAACGTTTTGCGGCTTCCAAAGCTGCCATCAAATTACGCGCTTTAATGAAGGGTGTACTGGCCGGCATACTTTCCATTGGTAAAATGGATAAAAAGAAGCTCTTCTGGTTCATTATACATACACTCTGCATCTGGGCGCAGTACCTGGCCATGTTGTATGTAGGTTTCCTTTGCCTCCCCGCTACCCGGGAACTGGGCTTCACCGCAGCACTTACCGTACTGGCATTAGGCAGTATAGCCATGATCGTTAGTCCGGGTGGCATAGGTGTATATCCTTACCTTGTTCAGAAAACACTCCTCTTATATAATATCGCACTTCCCATCGGCTGGGCTTTCGGCTGGATCATCTGGGGTGCGCAAACCCTGCTTATCTGCCTGCTGGGGCTTATGTCATTTATCTGGCTGCCCATTCACAACAAAAAAGCGTAA
- the ppk1 gene encoding polyphosphate kinase 1, which translates to MSMDSNAAPVPVKGKKTPVKKVTKLKAVSKKVKTIVRDISWLSFNGRVLQEAADTTVPLLERIRFLGIFSNNLDEFFRVRVATLKRMGAVGKTAKMHLEENPDQILEEIQRNVLSQQQEFNRIWKEIEEALKNDKIFIHTEKQLNREQQKYVQDYFNEEVRTNIIPLMIESIPHMPFLRDKSIYLAVVLAKEDNSIRQKFALIEIPASVLPRFLILPSKEGEHDIMLLEDVIRYNLPHIFSYFGYDKFSSYIIKVTRDAELDIDNDIATSIIHQIEKGLKARKKGKPVRFIYDQQIDPLLLEYLMRRLGLSKKDNLIPGGRIHNFKDFMDFPAKVFTRERVHRKTFIHPLFQNAPSVMQVIGASDVMLHFPYHSFDTIIDLLREAAMDPNVTTIKITAYRLAKNSKIINALINAVRNGKQVSVVLELRARFDEEANLKWKERLEEEGVKVLFGVPGMKVHAKLCVIKKRIANKTIQYGFVSTGNLNEKTAKVYGDHCLLTANRNIMADINRIFSFLENKSHDEKILHGCKTLIVSPHNMRKFFIRMIEREIRNAQRKKKASIILKMNSLSDEELISKLYDAAKAGVTVQLIIRGICCAFTENKKWKKDIEAISIVDEYLEHARVFSFHNNGHERVFIASSDWMVRNLDHRVEAAVSIENPTIKKELIEILNIQLNGNVKVRILDNEQQNAYKHTTGKKMRAQVEIFKYLHEKTYL; encoded by the coding sequence ATGAGTATGGACTCGAACGCAGCTCCTGTACCGGTGAAAGGAAAAAAAACGCCGGTGAAAAAAGTTACCAAATTAAAGGCCGTCTCCAAAAAGGTAAAGACCATTGTAAGGGATATCAGCTGGCTTTCATTTAATGGCCGCGTATTACAGGAAGCTGCGGACACTACCGTTCCGCTCCTGGAAAGGATCCGCTTCCTGGGCATCTTCTCCAATAACCTCGATGAATTCTTCCGTGTCAGAGTAGCTACCCTGAAAAGAATGGGTGCAGTAGGCAAAACCGCCAAAATGCACCTGGAAGAAAATCCGGACCAGATCCTGGAAGAGATCCAGCGTAACGTACTCAGCCAGCAGCAGGAGTTTAACCGCATCTGGAAAGAGATTGAAGAAGCCCTCAAGAACGACAAGATCTTCATTCATACTGAAAAACAACTGAACAGGGAACAGCAGAAATATGTGCAGGACTATTTCAATGAAGAAGTACGCACCAATATCATTCCCCTCATGATAGAAAGTATCCCGCATATGCCTTTTCTGCGGGATAAATCCATCTACCTGGCTGTTGTACTGGCAAAAGAGGATAACTCCATCCGCCAGAAGTTTGCCCTTATTGAAATTCCGGCTTCCGTTCTCCCCCGCTTCCTCATCCTCCCTTCCAAAGAAGGTGAGCATGATATTATGCTGCTGGAGGACGTGATCCGTTATAATCTGCCACACATCTTCTCTTATTTCGGTTATGATAAGTTCTCATCTTATATCATCAAAGTAACCAGGGATGCGGAATTAGATATAGATAATGATATTGCCACCAGCATTATCCACCAGATAGAAAAAGGGCTCAAAGCCCGTAAAAAAGGCAAACCCGTGCGGTTTATCTACGATCAGCAGATAGATCCCCTCCTGCTGGAATACCTGATGCGCAGGCTGGGACTTTCCAAAAAAGACAACCTCATCCCCGGCGGCAGGATCCATAACTTCAAAGACTTTATGGACTTCCCTGCAAAGGTATTTACACGCGAGCGGGTGCATCGTAAAACCTTTATCCATCCGCTGTTTCAGAATGCTCCCAGTGTGATGCAGGTAATAGGTGCAAGCGATGTAATGCTGCACTTCCCTTACCATTCCTTCGATACTATTATCGACCTGTTGCGGGAAGCAGCTATGGATCCGAATGTAACCACCATCAAAATAACTGCTTACCGCCTTGCCAAGAACAGTAAGATCATCAATGCCCTTATCAATGCCGTCCGCAATGGCAAGCAGGTATCTGTTGTGCTGGAACTCCGCGCCAGGTTTGATGAAGAGGCAAATTTAAAGTGGAAGGAACGGCTGGAAGAAGAAGGTGTGAAGGTATTATTCGGTGTACCCGGCATGAAAGTACATGCCAAATTATGTGTGATCAAAAAACGCATCGCTAATAAAACCATACAGTATGGCTTTGTGAGCACCGGCAACCTCAATGAAAAAACCGCCAAAGTATACGGCGATCATTGCCTGCTCACAGCCAACCGCAATATCATGGCGGATATCAACCGTATTTTCAGCTTCCTGGAAAACAAGAGCCATGATGAAAAAATACTCCATGGCTGTAAAACCCTGATCGTGAGTCCGCATAATATGCGTAAGTTCTTTATACGGATGATAGAACGCGAGATCCGTAATGCACAGCGTAAAAAGAAGGCTTCCATCATCCTCAAAATGAATTCCCTGTCAGACGAAGAGCTGATCTCTAAACTCTATGATGCCGCTAAAGCCGGTGTTACCGTACAGCTGATCATACGCGGTATCTGCTGTGCCTTCACAGAAAATAAAAAGTGGAAGAAAGATATAGAAGCCATTAGTATTGTAGACGAATACCTGGAACATGCCAGGGTGTTCAGCTTCCACAATAACGGCCATGAACGGGTGTTCATCGCCTCTTCCGACTGGATGGTACGTAACCTGGACCACCGCGTGGAGGCTGCAGTATCCATAGAAAACCCAACAATTAAGAAAGAATTAATAGAGATCCTGAACATTCAGCTAAACGGCAATGTAAAGGTGCGTATACTGGACAATGAGCAGCAGAATGCCTATAAACATACCACAGGCAAGAAGATGCGGGCACAGGTGGAAATATTCAAATACCTCCACGAAAAAACATACCTTTGA